In Arcobacter ellisii, a genomic segment contains:
- a CDS encoding glycoside hydrolase family protein, with the protein MNIDLLEDSIKKSEDISLKPYKCPNGFITIGWGRNIQLNGISKSEADLLLRNDILNIKLELEDKLPVFKKLDDIRQNVLLEMAYNMGVPNLLEFKNTIKHLQNNNFQSASEEMLNSKWHKDFINYDMQDNKRGNSGLLRSEYLSKVMREGKY; encoded by the coding sequence ATGAATATTGATTTATTAGAAGATTCAATTAAAAAAAGTGAGGACATAAGTTTAAAACCTTATAAGTGTCCTAATGGGTTTATAACTATTGGTTGGGGTAGAAATATACAACTAAATGGAATTAGTAAAAGTGAAGCAGATTTATTATTAAGAAATGACATTTTGAATATTAAATTAGAGTTAGAGGACAAATTACCAGTTTTCAAAAAGCTTGATGATATTAGACAAAATGTTCTTTTAGAAATGGCTTACAATATGGGAGTTCCAAACTTATTGGAATTTAAAAATACTATTAAACATTTACAAAATAACAACTTTCAAAGTGCTTCAGAAGAAATGCTAAATTCAAAATGGCATAAAGATTTTATTAACTACGATATGCAAGATAATAAAAGAGGTAATTCTGGACTATTAAGAAGTGAATATTTATCAAAAGTAATGAGAGAAGGAAAATATTAA